The following proteins come from a genomic window of Myroides odoratus DSM 2801:
- a CDS encoding thioredoxin domain-containing protein produces the protein MKKVVFYHAGCPVCVSAEQDLLHLIADHPIEIIHLGEEQEKVQEAERAGVQSVPALVLPNGHVLHINFGASIADLK, from the coding sequence ATGAAAAAAGTAGTTTTTTATCATGCAGGTTGTCCCGTTTGCGTGAGCGCAGAGCAGGACTTATTACACTTAATTGCCGATCACCCGATTGAAATTATTCACTTAGGAGAAGAGCAAGAAAAAGTACAAGAGGCAGAACGCGCCGGAGTACAATCCGTTCCCGCTTTAGTTTTACCGAATGGGCATGTGTTACACATCAACTTTGGAGCTTCTATTGCTGATTTAAAATAG
- a CDS encoding phosphatase PAP2 family protein, which yields MNKLIHTHYSKPTAVFFLLPFALLLKIALVLYSLDCLSVHGYIFIQKDWFYFINHHVQQSPETLANLTQLGDALILLSFLTLFILYAPKLWEALLTSSLLSFLFAIITKEVFAIPRPAKAFDYTTFNIIGEKLSGSTSFPSGHSITVFTVLTVVLFAMSPQNKKYKIPYFVGMIVLGLLFAFTRVAVGAHYPLDVLVGCILGYTSGVLGTYISQRYALWPWIYHKKYYPVFLVIFLICCIILLFRIQSENLFIYYCALLSFLFSLYKMTQRYVQK from the coding sequence ATGAACAAGTTGATTCACACCCATTATTCAAAACCTACAGCTGTCTTTTTTTTACTGCCTTTTGCGCTCTTGTTGAAAATTGCACTTGTACTTTATAGTCTTGATTGTCTATCAGTCCACGGCTATATTTTTATTCAAAAGGATTGGTTTTACTTTATCAATCACCATGTACAACAATCCCCCGAAACCCTGGCAAACCTCACTCAATTGGGTGATGCCTTAATCTTGTTGTCTTTTTTAACGCTTTTCATTCTGTATGCGCCTAAACTTTGGGAAGCGCTCTTGACTAGTTCCCTCCTTTCCTTTCTCTTTGCTATCATAACCAAGGAGGTATTCGCAATTCCCAGACCTGCAAAAGCCTTTGACTATACCACATTCAACATCATTGGAGAAAAATTATCAGGGTCGACAAGCTTTCCCTCAGGGCATTCTATAACGGTATTTACCGTATTGACAGTTGTCCTGTTTGCGATGAGTCCGCAAAATAAAAAGTACAAAATCCCCTACTTTGTTGGAATGATCGTGTTGGGCTTACTTTTTGCTTTTACACGTGTTGCCGTAGGAGCGCATTATCCCTTGGATGTACTTGTGGGCTGTATATTAGGGTATACTTCAGGGGTATTGGGAACCTATATTAGTCAACGATATGCCTTATGGCCCTGGATATACCACAAAAAATACTATCCGGTATTCCTTGTTATTTTTCTGATCTGCTGTATTATTTTGCTCTTTCGCATACAAAGTGAAAACTTATTTATTTATTATTGTGCTTTACTCAGCTTTCTATTTTCGCTCTATAAAATGACACAACGCTATGTTCAAAAATAA
- a CDS encoding porin family protein: MKATIFSLGMLLAVCSVNAQNQNPFQLGVKVASNHANIAGNLENLSKSSAMGFSAGVTAKYHMDRFFVQTELLYSESKSSLDNPLIDRAKWKSIDLPVSIGYTLFDFNTVRLHVVAGGVYSRVINDKLSAIDNLTTGDWNLNKNNVKAQVGAGVTIGRFAVELTYARQLNSLSKNFKSKSNQVQLGVSYMFL, encoded by the coding sequence ATGAAAGCAACAATTTTTAGTTTAGGTATGCTATTAGCCGTTTGTAGTGTAAATGCTCAAAACCAAAATCCTTTTCAACTGGGGGTAAAAGTAGCATCAAATCACGCGAATATTGCAGGTAATTTAGAAAACCTAAGCAAATCAAGTGCCATGGGATTCTCTGCTGGGGTTACAGCAAAATACCACATGGATCGTTTTTTTGTTCAAACTGAACTCTTGTACAGCGAATCTAAATCTTCTCTGGACAACCCTTTAATTGACCGTGCAAAATGGAAAAGTATTGACCTTCCTGTTTCGATTGGTTATACCTTGTTTGATTTCAATACCGTACGTCTTCATGTAGTAGCAGGAGGTGTTTATTCTCGAGTAATCAACGACAAATTAAGCGCCATTGATAATCTAACAACGGGCGATTGGAACCTCAACAAAAACAATGTCAAAGCACAAGTAGGTGCTGGGGTAACGATAGGCCGATTTGCAGTTGAATTAACATATGCACGTCAATTAAACAGTCTTTCTAAAAACTTCAAATCCAAATCAAATCAAGTGCAACTAGGGGTTAGCTATATGTTCTTGTAA
- a CDS encoding phosphatidylserine decarboxylase family protein: MKLHREGKGPITVACCVFLVCNGLAFGLLSTTLWYVQGFILLLTSVLLGLVLFFFRIPKRVLIQGDSCIQAPCDGTVVVIEEVEPDEYFSEKRLQISVFMSVLNVHVNLNPIEGEVVYSCYHKGKNLVAWHPKSSTENERHSVVYKHANGKEVLAKQIAGALANRIVNYLRVGERAVQTQEMGFIKFGSRVDLLLPLDCTVNVQLGDKVEGGITTLAQWK, encoded by the coding sequence ATGAAATTACACCGAGAAGGAAAAGGTCCGATTACTGTTGCGTGTTGCGTATTTTTAGTATGCAACGGATTAGCGTTTGGTTTACTGAGTACAACGTTGTGGTATGTACAAGGGTTTATTTTGCTCTTAACTTCCGTTTTATTGGGTTTAGTCCTTTTCTTCTTTCGAATCCCAAAGCGTGTATTGATTCAAGGCGACTCCTGTATTCAAGCGCCTTGTGATGGTACCGTAGTGGTGATTGAAGAAGTAGAACCCGATGAGTATTTCAGTGAAAAGCGCTTGCAAATTTCCGTTTTTATGAGTGTGCTTAATGTGCATGTCAACCTAAATCCTATTGAAGGCGAAGTCGTGTATAGCTGTTACCACAAAGGAAAAAACTTGGTGGCTTGGCATCCGAAATCTTCCACTGAAAATGAGCGCCATAGTGTTGTTTACAAGCATGCCAATGGCAAAGAAGTGCTAGCAAAGCAAATTGCAGGTGCCTTGGCTAATCGCATTGTCAACTATTTACGCGTGGGTGAACGAGCCGTGCAAACACAAGAAATGGGGTTTATTAAGTTTGGATCACGGGTGGATCTACTCTTGCCTTTGGATTGTACGGTGAATGTACAATTGGGGGATAAAGTAGAAGGGGGAATCACAACCTTAGCGCAATGGAAATAA
- a CDS encoding LytR/AlgR family response regulator transcription factor, translating into MTTDKNTLQLKCLVIDDEPLARRAIVDFIAQVDFLTATASCGSALEAQELMSKDKFDLLFLDINMPYLSGIDFLEAISQPPMVIFTTAYSEHALEGYRLQIVDYLLKPIAFKRFYQAALKAKEWYELKHQQKAELGLADGSMYIKHEDSFVKIQWATILYIEGMQNYVRIHTPQKSYIIHQTMVALEELLPKEHFFRIHKSYLININHMSSISGNKVLIQGTSLPIARLRKEALLHDIIYKNLLSK; encoded by the coding sequence ATGACAACAGATAAAAATACACTCCAACTAAAATGCCTCGTCATTGATGATGAACCTCTAGCGCGAAGAGCTATTGTGGATTTTATTGCGCAAGTAGACTTTTTAACTGCCACAGCTTCGTGTGGATCTGCATTAGAGGCTCAAGAATTAATGAGTAAGGATAAGTTTGATTTGCTCTTCCTCGATATCAATATGCCTTATTTATCGGGTATTGATTTCTTAGAAGCTATTAGTCAACCGCCCATGGTTATTTTTACAACGGCTTATTCGGAACATGCATTAGAGGGCTACCGCTTGCAAATTGTAGACTACTTACTAAAACCCATCGCCTTCAAACGCTTTTATCAAGCTGCCCTAAAAGCCAAAGAATGGTATGAGCTGAAACATCAACAGAAAGCAGAACTAGGCTTAGCGGATGGCTCCATGTATATCAAACACGAGGATAGTTTTGTCAAAATTCAATGGGCAACCATTCTCTACATCGAAGGCATGCAAAATTATGTCCGCATTCACACCCCCCAAAAAAGCTATATCATCCATCAAACAATGGTAGCTTTAGAGGAGTTATTACCCAAAGAACACTTTTTTAGAATACACAAATCCTATCTCATTAATATCAACCACATGAGTTCTATTTCGGGGAATAAAGTCCTCATCCAAGGTACTTCTTTACCCATCGCACGTTTGCGTAAGGAAGCACTCCTCCATGATATTATCTATAAAAACTTATTAAGCAAATAA
- a CDS encoding DUF6268 family outer membrane beta-barrel protein, producing the protein MKIRLVAVCWAFLLGVLTMQSQEKMIGEFKVDYVPFSNYVRPIDSLKTPAKTDFRRAEINIEIPLSMHMDQRGKPRTWSIIAQGAYAKMQHKLYEEELFPTELLNAQIGVKHFRSISDSWSLLVMGTVGLYTDMEVINSQAILGQGGVFFIKHFNKKVALGVGPVLTNSFGVPMVLPGIYFNWETHGDFYVRVAFPQGAEVGYKVNEMVDVKLAADLQGMTAVIKQDDKNMLLGFQQVVAGLRPEFKFNDHLTLSLTAGSSLVRSFSYNERKIKNIFKEKKEADPRFTTTFYGAVKLKWAL; encoded by the coding sequence ATGAAGATACGTTTAGTTGCCGTTTGTTGGGCTTTCCTTTTAGGAGTGTTAACGATGCAATCACAAGAAAAGATGATAGGAGAATTTAAGGTGGATTATGTCCCTTTTTCCAACTATGTACGACCGATAGACAGTTTGAAAACACCTGCGAAAACAGATTTTAGAAGAGCAGAAATAAACATTGAAATTCCCCTATCCATGCACATGGATCAGCGTGGAAAACCGCGTACTTGGTCCATTATTGCACAAGGAGCCTATGCTAAAATGCAGCATAAATTATATGAAGAAGAGCTATTCCCAACTGAATTATTAAATGCGCAAATTGGGGTTAAACACTTTCGTTCGATTAGCGACTCTTGGTCCCTTTTAGTGATGGGAACCGTTGGTTTATATACAGATATGGAAGTGATTAATAGTCAGGCTATTTTGGGGCAAGGAGGGGTGTTTTTCATCAAGCATTTCAACAAGAAAGTAGCCTTGGGAGTGGGACCTGTTTTGACGAATAGCTTTGGGGTGCCTATGGTTTTACCAGGTATTTATTTTAATTGGGAAACCCATGGTGATTTCTATGTACGCGTAGCTTTCCCTCAAGGCGCAGAAGTAGGGTATAAGGTCAATGAAATGGTGGATGTAAAGCTAGCAGCTGATTTACAAGGGATGACGGCGGTGATTAAACAAGACGACAAAAATATGCTCTTGGGATTCCAACAGGTTGTTGCCGGTTTACGACCAGAGTTTAAGTTTAATGACCATCTAACTTTGTCTCTAACCGCAGGTAGTTCCCTTGTTCGTTCCTTTTCGTATAATGAGCGCAAGATTAAGAATATTTTTAAAGAGAAAAAAGAAGCCGATCCACGATTCACCACAACGTTTTACGGTGCTGTAAAATTAAAGTGGGCCCTGTAG
- a CDS encoding sensor histidine kinase, whose translation MHPTINISKHKRLFFILFWSVLALSVWPYIHINNRPLYWLLHCLTVMLCFITVAHYLSDIVLPKALKEGKMKRFILVFFVGILFLNILISFLFTLFPYYVNDTVVLRDAGAVTWQQFFVHKLFSSFPSAMAIVTTTCGIRFYEEHYKIEQINAKLKQEHLEAQIKLLQDQINPHLMFNILNHIHILMQNNVELASTVLLKFSDILRYQLYECNQQHVFLHQEIQYLQDLVAIEEIRWQEELTVQCVWEIETKQLQIAPLLLVPLVENAFKHVSRLPHQQGYVHIHCKEEKGKLTLAIENSYNDRYKREKQQGGIGIVNITERLKIQYPDAHTFRLEEKEDTFTVVLQIDLNHDNR comes from the coding sequence ATGCATCCAACGATCAATATAAGCAAACACAAACGCCTCTTTTTTATTTTATTCTGGTCCGTCCTCGCTCTTTCAGTATGGCCCTATATCCACATCAATAATCGCCCCCTTTATTGGCTTTTACATTGCTTGACGGTTATGTTATGTTTTATTACCGTGGCTCATTATTTAAGTGATATTGTACTGCCAAAAGCCTTAAAAGAGGGGAAAATGAAACGCTTTATTCTGGTTTTCTTTGTGGGCATCCTTTTTCTAAATATACTGATTTCCTTCCTCTTTACGCTATTTCCATACTACGTCAACGATACTGTTGTACTCCGCGATGCAGGTGCCGTTACCTGGCAACAGTTTTTTGTACACAAATTGTTTAGCTCCTTTCCTTCTGCTATGGCTATTGTGACTACAACTTGTGGTATTCGATTCTATGAGGAACACTATAAAATTGAACAGATAAACGCCAAATTGAAGCAAGAGCATTTAGAGGCCCAAATTAAGCTCCTACAGGATCAAATCAATCCGCATTTGATGTTCAACATCCTCAATCACATTCACATCCTCATGCAAAACAACGTAGAATTAGCGTCAACGGTACTGCTTAAATTCTCGGATATCCTGCGTTATCAGCTCTATGAATGCAACCAACAGCATGTTTTCTTACATCAAGAAATTCAATATTTACAAGATCTAGTAGCCATTGAAGAAATTCGATGGCAAGAGGAACTCACGGTTCAATGTGTATGGGAAATCGAAACTAAACAGCTGCAAATTGCTCCTTTACTACTGGTTCCTCTCGTGGAAAACGCTTTCAAGCACGTCTCTCGATTGCCTCATCAACAGGGTTATGTACACATCCACTGCAAAGAAGAAAAAGGAAAGCTAACTTTAGCCATCGAAAATTCCTATAACGACCGATACAAAAGAGAAAAACAACAAGGTGGTATTGGAATTGTCAATATAACAGAACGATTAAAAATACAATATCCTGATGCACATACGTTTCGATTAGAGGAAAAAGAAGATACCTTTACTGTAGTGCTCCAAATTGATTTAAACCATGACAACAGATAA
- the pdxR gene encoding MocR-like pyridoxine biosynthesis transcription factor PdxR encodes MKRLWKLEIRFDQTADKPIYLQIADAIIDAIQQGRLQKGDILPSTRTLAEMLTVNRNTIVKALSVLLDEEWLVSVERKGIYIAQTMPQSRPVKSKTPSATLATADLQHPAPLVFDNGYPDSKIVPVKELARAYRQIFNRNAKWQMMGYGNALGDPRFIQHIAHMLNHQRGMHVKEDCVCITRGGQMAIYLIAQCLLQKGDAILVENPGYQSAWQAFEHAGATLVPIPVDAEGICVETMRERLQQNEAIKAVYLTPHHQFPTTVTLSLQRRLEIIQLANQYNITVIEDDYDNEFHYTYRPVLPLCSYPELENYVYIGTLSKVVAPALRVGFLVTSHNSLIEKITQLRKIIDIQGDRIMEQAVLQLIEDGMIKKHIKKATSLYKEKRDFTRQLIQKYLGDRVTFNLPDGGLAFWIKPLYPLDYSLFIQRLAAKGVQLVNPNDYYAPSTTADGLRLSFGTLSTLELERGVRLISECLQEYEP; translated from the coding sequence ATGAAAAGGCTTTGGAAACTAGAAATTCGCTTCGATCAAACGGCTGACAAACCCATTTATCTGCAAATAGCGGATGCTATCATTGATGCTATCCAACAGGGCAGACTTCAAAAAGGAGATATTCTACCGAGTACGCGAACCTTGGCAGAAATGTTGACAGTCAACCGCAATACGATTGTCAAAGCCCTTAGTGTTTTATTGGATGAAGAGTGGTTGGTATCTGTAGAGCGCAAAGGCATCTATATTGCTCAAACGATGCCCCAATCTAGACCGGTAAAAAGTAAAACTCCTTCAGCAACACTAGCAACTGCGGACCTACAACACCCTGCACCACTTGTTTTTGACAATGGATATCCTGATAGTAAAATTGTACCGGTCAAAGAATTAGCCCGTGCCTATCGACAAATTTTCAACCGAAATGCAAAATGGCAAATGATGGGGTATGGCAATGCACTAGGGGATCCGCGATTTATTCAACACATTGCGCATATGCTCAACCACCAACGAGGCATGCACGTAAAAGAAGATTGTGTATGCATCACACGCGGAGGGCAGATGGCCATCTATTTGATTGCACAATGTTTACTTCAAAAAGGAGATGCTATTTTAGTGGAAAACCCCGGTTACCAATCTGCTTGGCAAGCTTTTGAACACGCTGGGGCAACCTTGGTTCCCATTCCAGTTGATGCAGAAGGCATTTGCGTGGAAACCATGAGAGAAAGACTGCAACAAAATGAAGCAATCAAAGCCGTTTACCTCACCCCTCACCATCAATTTCCGACAACCGTAACACTGAGTCTACAACGACGCCTGGAGATTATTCAACTGGCGAATCAATACAATATTACCGTCATTGAGGATGATTATGACAATGAGTTTCACTATACCTACCGACCTGTACTACCACTGTGTAGTTACCCCGAACTGGAAAATTACGTGTACATTGGCACCTTAAGTAAGGTTGTTGCACCAGCACTCCGCGTCGGTTTCTTAGTGACAAGTCACAACAGCTTGATTGAAAAAATAACCCAATTGAGAAAAATCATCGATATTCAAGGAGATCGTATCATGGAACAAGCCGTACTTCAACTCATTGAAGACGGCATGATCAAAAAACATATTAAAAAAGCGACAAGTTTATACAAAGAGAAAAGAGACTTCACACGTCAGCTCATTCAAAAATACTTAGGGGATCGAGTAACGTTTAACCTGCCAGACGGCGGATTAGCCTTTTGGATTAAGCCGTTGTATCCGCTTGATTATTCCCTATTCATTCAACGCTTAGCAGCGAAAGGCGTTCAGCTAGTCAATCCAAATGACTACTATGCACCTTCCACTACAGCGGATGGATTGCGTTTGAGTTTTGGTACGCTTTCTACCCTTGAACTAGAGCGAGGAGTTCGCCTAATCAGTGAATGCCTACAGGAATACGAACCCTAA
- the eptA gene encoding phosphoethanolamine--lipid A transferase EptA — protein sequence MFKNKYQTRTFAFWMSIINTGLYHLPFFQFVFQHIESKGTHKLALICSLFLLMILANFFAFYLFLSLAHRLGKGLLSLFFALNAVALYFIHTYGIIIDESMIGNLLNTNYEESSSFFSFKLVGYFLFLGIGPSILIYRIKLIKDQLKTVLLSFGASLLGIILLVLMNATNLLWIDKHSKQLGGLAMPWSYTVNTALFYVHQAQQNKKEIRLPDVTHTTEEKSIVVLVIGESARKQNFSLYGYKKNTNPLLSQTKQLYHFDAQSSATYTTAGVKSILEHKETNDLYEILPNYLYRNQVDVIWKTTNWGEPPVHIANYQSKELLRQNCVTGNCDYDEILLTNLKEDILASTKNKILVVLHSSTSHGPTYNTKYPPAFEVFSPVCSSVELANCEQEELINAYDNTIVYTDYLLHRIIEDLQTLPDFKSTMVFVSDHGESLGEKNLYMHGLPMSFAPKEQYEIPFLVWVSDDTIKLKTSPLLSQHHVFHSVLHFLGITSPIYDEKMNIFEP from the coding sequence ATGTTCAAAAATAAATATCAAACCCGAACATTTGCCTTTTGGATGAGTATCATCAATACGGGGCTATACCATCTTCCCTTTTTTCAATTTGTATTTCAACATATTGAATCCAAAGGGACTCATAAACTGGCCTTAATCTGTAGCCTATTTCTCCTCATGATCTTGGCTAACTTCTTTGCTTTTTACCTCTTCCTTTCGCTCGCACATCGATTAGGGAAAGGACTCTTGAGTTTGTTTTTTGCACTGAATGCAGTAGCCCTCTATTTTATCCATACCTATGGCATCATTATAGATGAAAGTATGATTGGCAATCTATTGAATACGAATTATGAAGAATCGAGTAGTTTTTTCTCTTTTAAACTGGTGGGGTATTTTCTGTTTTTAGGAATTGGACCTAGTATCTTAATCTATCGAATAAAACTAATCAAAGACCAGCTAAAAACCGTTCTCCTTAGCTTTGGGGCTTCACTCCTCGGAATCATCCTCTTAGTCTTGATGAATGCGACGAATCTCCTGTGGATTGACAAACACTCCAAACAGTTGGGCGGTTTAGCCATGCCTTGGTCCTATACCGTTAATACTGCGCTTTTCTATGTTCACCAAGCACAGCAAAACAAAAAAGAAATACGCCTACCTGATGTGACGCATACTACAGAGGAAAAATCTATTGTTGTACTTGTGATAGGAGAATCGGCAAGAAAGCAAAACTTCTCCCTCTATGGCTATAAAAAGAATACCAACCCACTCCTATCTCAGACCAAACAGCTCTATCACTTTGATGCACAATCCTCCGCCACCTATACAACTGCTGGGGTAAAGAGTATTTTGGAACACAAAGAGACCAACGACTTATATGAGATATTGCCCAATTATTTATACCGCAATCAGGTTGACGTCATTTGGAAAACAACCAATTGGGGAGAACCTCCTGTGCATATTGCAAACTATCAAAGCAAAGAGCTGTTGCGCCAAAATTGCGTAACAGGCAATTGTGACTATGATGAAATACTACTGACCAACCTCAAAGAAGATATTTTAGCGAGTACGAAAAACAAAATACTGGTGGTCCTGCACAGCAGTACAAGTCACGGACCGACGTACAACACCAAATACCCCCCTGCCTTTGAAGTATTTAGTCCCGTTTGTTCTAGTGTAGAACTAGCCAATTGCGAACAAGAGGAACTCATCAATGCGTATGACAATACCATTGTTTATACGGATTATCTCCTACACCGCATCATTGAAGACCTTCAAACCTTGCCCGATTTTAAGAGTACGATGGTATTTGTTTCGGATCACGGGGAATCACTAGGAGAGAAAAACCTGTATATGCACGGCTTACCCATGAGCTTTGCGCCTAAAGAACAGTATGAGATTCCATTCCTTGTCTGGGTGTCTGACGATACTATAAAACTCAAAACCAGCCCTTTACTATCTCAACATCACGTCTTTCACAGCGTCCTCCATTTCTTAGGTATAACGAGTCCTATTTATGATGAAAAGATGAATATTTTTGAACCGTAA
- a CDS encoding DUF1697 domain-containing protein, with amino-acid sequence MTTYIALLRAINVSGKNKITMDVLKQLFHTIGFAQVQTYIQSGNVIFQSEETEVNTITNRIEQALTDQLGLLVSVLTLPLTSLQTILDHCPFTQPEQQAQLYISFFNSKPTVLKPAALLDKKAPEEHLVLTDTAAYFVATNGYGKTKITNALLEQKLHVVATTRNYKTCLKLLELAALRQ; translated from the coding sequence ATGACAACCTATATTGCTTTGCTTCGCGCTATTAACGTAAGTGGTAAGAATAAAATTACGATGGATGTTCTAAAACAGCTCTTCCACACGATCGGATTCGCCCAGGTACAAACGTATATTCAAAGTGGTAACGTCATCTTTCAATCGGAAGAAACGGAGGTCAATACAATCACAAATCGCATCGAACAGGCCCTAACGGATCAATTGGGTTTACTCGTTTCCGTTCTTACGCTACCGCTTACTTCCCTTCAAACAATCCTGGACCACTGTCCTTTTACGCAGCCTGAGCAACAAGCACAGCTGTATATTTCCTTTTTTAATTCCAAACCTACAGTGCTCAAACCCGCAGCCTTGTTAGATAAAAAAGCACCCGAAGAACACTTAGTCCTGACGGATACAGCAGCTTATTTCGTCGCAACAAATGGATACGGTAAAACCAAAATAACCAATGCTTTACTGGAACAAAAACTGCATGTCGTGGCTACTACCCGCAATTATAAAACCTGTTTGAAACTACTGGAACTAGCAGCACTACGCCAATAA